The Toxorhynchites rutilus septentrionalis strain SRP chromosome 3, ASM2978413v1, whole genome shotgun sequence genome includes a region encoding these proteins:
- the LOC129778203 gene encoding golgin subfamily A member 6-like protein 25, which produces MRSFALLTILGCLCATLVLADEPVAAREKRSPAPFFFNKGHDDHHHHEPKCVWEKKLAWKEDWKKVWEVKKIEVWKSEWKKNQIPVWKTIEVPIWREVKVPDWKIIKKPYWKETEIPAWKEVQVPDWKKVTKPVWKEIQVPVWKEVQVPEWKQIWVPDTVKVGIPGEKFLGKDEHGWEYTSHDLWKKKMVWKPIWKKVWKTVKKEEWKTEKKLEWKDEWVQVWRKDKQQIWVKKKEEAWREEKIEIWRIEKKQEWATEKKLEWKEELKEIKVPAWKEIQVPAWKKVWKPVWEKICVPVSHGWH; this is translated from the exons ATGAGGTCGTTTGCGCTATTG ACTATACTTGGCTGCCTCTGTGCCACCCTAGTTCTAGCGGATGAACCTGTAGCAGCGCGCGAGAAGCGCAGTCCGGCGCCGTTCTTCTTCAACAAGGGCCACGATGACCACCACCATCATGAGCCGAAGTGTGTCTGGGAGAAGAAACTGGCCTGGAAGGAGGACTGGAAGAAGGTATGGGAGGTGAAGAAGATCGAGGTGTGGAAGTCTGAGTGGAAGAAAAACCAGATCCCGGTGTGGAAAACCATCGAAGTGCCGATCTGGCGGGAGGTGAAAGTGCCCGATTGGAAGATCATCAAGAAGCCCTACTGGAAGGAAACGGAAATCCCAGCGTGGAAAGAAGTACAGGTGCCCGACTGGAAGAAGGTGACCAAACCGGTGTGGAAGGAGATTCAGGTTCCAGTGTGGAAAGAAGTTCAGGTCCCCGAATGGAAACAAATCTGGGTACCAGACACCGTGAAGGTAGGAATCCCCGGTGAGAAATTCCTGGGCAAAGACGAACACGGCTGGGAGTACACTAGCCACGACCTGTGGAAGAAAAAGATGGTCTGGAAGCCTATCTGGAAGAAGGTTTGGAAGACCGTCAAGAAAGAGGAATGGAAGACCGAGAAGAAGCTGGAATGGAAGGACGAATGGGTTCAGGTATGGCGCAAAGATAAACAACAGATCTGGGTGAAGAAGAAGGAGGAAGCGTGGAGGGAGGAGAAGATCGAAATCTGGCGCATCGAGAAAAAGCAGGAGTGGGCTACCGAGAAGAAACTGGAATGGAAGGAAGAGTTGAAGGAAATCAAGGTCCCAGCCTGGAAAGAAATTCAGGTACCCGCTTGGAAGAAGGTGTGGAAACCTGTATGGGAGAAGATTTGCGTCCCAGTCAGCCACGGATGGCATTAG